The Cohnella abietis genome has a segment encoding these proteins:
- the fliF gene encoding flagellar basal-body MS-ring/collar protein FliF — MNEKWAQVREKVVSFWNQYSKAQKWVLASTAALLLFAIIILTYLFTRTEYELAFQNLDSTDAAAIMEYLDGSGISYKMNDAGTSISVPSASATKVKVYIGSQGLIQNGSIGFDDLSKSSSTIGTTDQEFKVKFRNALNGEIQQLLLSKQGVTRVKAIVTLPADSVFLNESDKDKATAAVVMTFKPGFRPKQEEVDSYYNLVKSAVPKLDVKDITISSSTGDLTPSNGMGGSGVGGGQVFETQFAIQKEFENSLKRNIQQFLYPIVGMDNLVVSVVSSLNFDKKISKEELVQPLPDNDNKGIVISEQNSSETYTGQDGQTGGVAGTGQNDISNYPGSGGSGSSSSEKVSSTLNFEVNRITNNIDFGPYKVKDLSIFVGVDDGKMTPEKLAEIQGLLLRSARVLLAESGLDLTDEALGQRVSVLSQSFSGNDVSSGGISSSTYWLAGAGLLALALLGGGGYLVSRRRKEAREAAELAAMPRVEMPTIDIDNVSNESQVRKQLESLAKRKPDEFVNLLRTWLVDE, encoded by the coding sequence GTGAACGAGAAGTGGGCACAGGTTCGAGAAAAAGTAGTTAGTTTCTGGAACCAGTACAGCAAAGCGCAAAAATGGGTTCTGGCGTCAACGGCAGCCCTATTGTTATTTGCAATCATAATATTAACGTATTTGTTCACAAGAACAGAGTATGAACTCGCCTTTCAGAACTTGGACAGCACCGATGCAGCTGCCATTATGGAGTATTTGGACGGCAGCGGAATCAGTTATAAAATGAATGACGCTGGAACAAGCATTTCGGTTCCTAGCGCTTCTGCTACTAAGGTAAAAGTTTATATTGGGTCGCAAGGACTAATTCAGAACGGATCCATCGGGTTCGACGATTTAAGCAAGTCTTCGTCTACGATAGGTACAACGGATCAGGAGTTTAAGGTTAAATTCCGTAACGCTTTGAATGGAGAAATTCAGCAATTGCTCTTAAGCAAGCAAGGGGTAACTAGAGTCAAAGCTATCGTAACCTTACCTGCGGATTCCGTATTTCTTAACGAATCAGACAAAGATAAGGCGACAGCAGCTGTCGTTATGACCTTTAAGCCGGGCTTTCGTCCTAAACAGGAAGAAGTAGATAGCTACTATAATCTTGTTAAATCGGCAGTACCTAAGCTAGATGTTAAAGACATTACGATTAGCAGCAGTACAGGGGATTTGACCCCTTCCAACGGAATGGGTGGATCAGGAGTTGGGGGAGGCCAAGTATTTGAAACCCAATTTGCAATCCAGAAAGAGTTTGAGAATAGTCTGAAAAGAAATATTCAGCAATTTCTATATCCGATTGTTGGTATGGATAACTTAGTTGTAAGTGTTGTTTCCTCTTTGAATTTCGATAAGAAAATTTCGAAGGAGGAGCTAGTTCAGCCACTGCCCGACAATGATAATAAGGGAATTGTTATTAGTGAGCAAAATTCTAGCGAGACGTATACCGGGCAGGATGGACAAACTGGTGGCGTTGCAGGCACTGGGCAAAATGATATTAGTAACTATCCAGGTAGCGGTGGTTCTGGGTCATCATCCTCGGAGAAGGTTTCAAGCACTCTAAACTTTGAAGTCAACCGAATTACTAATAATATCGACTTTGGTCCTTATAAAGTGAAGGATTTATCGATATTTGTTGGCGTCGATGATGGGAAAATGACTCCTGAGAAGCTAGCCGAAATTCAAGGTCTACTTCTACGGAGTGCGAGAGTACTTCTTGCCGAGTCAGGTCTAGATTTGACTGACGAAGCTTTGGGGCAGAGAGTATCCGTTCTTTCGCAATCATTCTCTGGCAATGATGTGTCTAGTGGTGGAATATCATCCTCGACATACTGGTTGGCGGGTGCAGGTTTACTTGCTCTTGCTCTGCTTGGCGGAGGCGGTTATCTTGTGTCTCGTCGTCGTAAGGAGGCACGGGAAGCGGCTGAGCTTGCCGCTATGCCACGAGTTGAGATGCCTACTATCGATATAGACAATGTTTCCAATGAGAGCCAAGTGCGCAAGCAGCTGGAAAGCTTAGCCAAACGTAAACCGGATGAATTCGTTAACTTACTCCGGACATGGCTAGTGGATGAATAG
- the hslV gene encoding ATP-dependent protease subunit HslV → MDMSFHATTICAVRHNGKGAIAGDGQVTFGNSMVMKNTAKKVRRLYRGQVIAGFAGSVADAITLFEKFEGKLEEHHGNLQRAAVELAKDWRSDRVLRRLEAMMIVVDATGMLLLSGNGEVIEPDDGILAIGSGGSFALAAARALKRYAPNMDAKEIARAALETASEICVFTNNNLVVEEIG, encoded by the coding sequence ATGGATATGAGCTTTCACGCTACGACGATCTGCGCGGTCCGCCATAATGGAAAAGGTGCTATCGCGGGTGATGGTCAGGTAACATTCGGTAATAGCATGGTCATGAAGAATACCGCTAAAAAAGTACGTAGGCTTTATCGTGGGCAAGTCATTGCTGGCTTCGCAGGCTCTGTTGCGGATGCTATTACATTGTTTGAGAAGTTTGAAGGTAAGCTTGAGGAGCATCATGGCAATCTGCAGCGTGCTGCAGTTGAGCTAGCGAAGGATTGGCGCTCTGATCGTGTATTACGTCGTTTGGAAGCGATGATGATCGTTGTGGATGCAACAGGTATGCTACTGTTGTCTGGTAACGGAGAGGTCATCGAGCCTGATGATGGCATTCTTGCTATCGGCTCAGGCGGAAGCTTCGCTTTAGCGGCAGCGCGTGCCTTAAAGCGTTATGCGCCTAATATGGATGCTAAAGAAATCGCTCGTGCTGCTCTGGAAACTGCCTCCGAAATTTGTGTATTTACTAATAACAACTTGGTCGTTGAGGAAATCGGATGA
- the flgB gene encoding flagellar basal body rod protein FlgB codes for MELLGGAAFHRLEGAIDAAAMRQRVLANNIANKDTPYFKRSDVAFEEALSQAIGSQGTKALAGKMTNPLHIPINNSFRIQSPQVITEQSTSITNDRNNVDVDKEMSLLAENQLRYNLMSQQVNHDMKMMKIGIQGSA; via the coding sequence ATGGAATTATTAGGCGGCGCTGCTTTTCATCGCTTAGAAGGTGCAATTGATGCCGCAGCCATGAGACAGCGGGTACTTGCCAACAATATTGCAAATAAGGATACTCCATATTTTAAGAGATCTGATGTTGCTTTTGAGGAAGCATTAAGCCAGGCAATTGGCAGCCAAGGTACGAAGGCTCTTGCAGGTAAAATGACAAATCCGCTCCATATTCCAATCAATAACTCTTTCCGAATCCAGTCTCCGCAAGTCATTACGGAGCAATCGACCTCTATTACTAATGATCGTAATAATGTTGACGTAGATAAGGAAATGTCTTTGCTTGCGGAGAATCAGCTTCGTTACAACCTAATGAGTCAGCAGGTTAACCACGATATGAAGATGATGAAAATCGGTATACAAGGGAGTGCTTAA
- a CDS encoding magnesium transporter MgtE N-terminal domain-containing protein, with protein MASADVEKSSYSGFERFLFFVTPILFTAVLLGVLLLMFNPDWRNAALEIGNKIPVIKSIIPEPSKPAEASTNTDEQLTVSNAKAKVEELNALLADRDSALKQATEQTVQQKKQIEDLQGKVDLLTKDSSEKTITADAYHARISSLASMYAKMTPSKAAPIFENMTLDESALVLGAMSVAERGRVLERMQPKKAADVTMKLKDTDTVDDREVAALQSRIKELELKASEGSSTLDNTELNKTFSAMKPKNAAILLLQLAGTNQSKVLRILGVLDDKPRSDILSAMLDIDKKVTTGLVSKLTPANP; from the coding sequence GTGGCGAGCGCGGATGTGGAAAAAAGTAGTTACAGCGGCTTCGAACGATTTCTCTTTTTTGTTACCCCGATCTTGTTTACCGCTGTTTTGCTAGGCGTACTGCTCTTAATGTTTAACCCTGATTGGAGAAATGCTGCGCTCGAGATAGGTAATAAGATTCCGGTTATTAAATCAATCATTCCGGAACCGTCCAAGCCTGCTGAAGCTAGCACCAATACAGATGAACAACTGACAGTAAGCAATGCCAAAGCAAAAGTGGAGGAGCTGAACGCGCTTCTCGCGGATCGGGATTCGGCACTAAAGCAAGCAACGGAACAAACCGTACAGCAGAAAAAACAAATTGAGGATTTGCAGGGTAAAGTCGATTTGCTTACTAAAGACAGCTCAGAGAAGACCATTACAGCTGATGCTTATCATGCTCGTATTTCTTCACTAGCAAGTATGTACGCAAAGATGACACCAAGCAAAGCAGCACCGATATTTGAGAATATGACGTTGGATGAATCAGCACTCGTGCTTGGGGCAATGTCAGTTGCAGAGCGCGGACGTGTTCTTGAGCGAATGCAGCCTAAGAAAGCGGCTGACGTGACGATGAAGCTTAAGGATACCGACACCGTTGATGACCGCGAGGTTGCTGCCTTGCAATCGCGAATCAAGGAGTTGGAGCTTAAGGCAAGTGAAGGCTCATCTACATTGGACAATACTGAGCTCAATAAGACGTTCTCAGCAATGAAGCCTAAGAATGCGGCAATCCTACTCCTTCAGCTAGCAGGAACGAACCAATCCAAAGTGCTACGTATTCTAGGAGTACTGGACGATAAACCTCGTTCTGATATTTTATCGGCTATGTTAGATATTGATAAGAAGGTAACTACTGGGCTAGTTAGCAAACTAACGCCGGCTAATCCTTAA
- the fliE gene encoding flagellar hook-basal body complex protein FliE — protein MITNSIISPVGILPNINTIQTKATPAEATESFATFLKSAIDGVAAQEKNVHKLNDQFLIGEVDENKVIMASIQAELSLSLTSQVRNKVVEAYQEIMRMQM, from the coding sequence GTGATTACGAACTCAATAATTTCACCTGTTGGGATATTACCCAACATAAATACAATTCAAACAAAGGCAACTCCGGCTGAAGCAACAGAGAGCTTTGCTACTTTTCTAAAGAGCGCGATAGACGGTGTGGCTGCTCAAGAAAAAAATGTACATAAATTAAACGATCAATTTCTAATAGGCGAAGTTGATGAGAATAAAGTCATCATGGCATCCATACAGGCTGAATTAAGCTTGTCTTTAACTTCCCAGGTTCGTAATAAGGTCGTAGAGGCTTATCAAGAAATCATGCGTATGCAAATGTAG
- the hslU gene encoding ATP-dependent protease ATPase subunit HslU produces MNDTLTPRQIVAELDKYIVGQKPAKRSVAVALRNRYRRNRLPEEIRDEVVPKNILMIGPTGVGKTEIARRLAKLVHAPFIKIEATKFTEVGYVGRDVESMVRDLVETAIRMVKEERTEKVKDKAEKAANERLAVLLVPSPSKPKSQKNPLEMLFGGMTTPSDEPEPVDPSLQDKRRETKAKLDAGSLENETIEIEVEDNSPNMMDMLGGPGQEQMGNMQEMLGQFLPKRRKKRRLTVKEARKVLIVEEANKLIDMDDVISESVRRAEQSGIIFIDEIDKIASQGRGQGPDVSREGVQRDILPIVEGSTVMTKYGPVKTDYVLFIAAGAFHVAKPSDLIPELQGRFPIRVELSSLTDEDFIRILTEPENALTKQYTALLQTEGIKVTFTDTAISELARMAQEVNHNTENIGARRLHTLLEKLLEDLSFEAPELQLEEMEITPEYVREKLASIASNRDLSQYIL; encoded by the coding sequence ATGAACGATACGCTGACTCCCCGCCAAATCGTGGCTGAGCTAGATAAATATATTGTAGGTCAAAAACCAGCTAAGCGTTCAGTAGCTGTTGCTTTACGTAATCGTTACCGTCGCAACCGCTTGCCAGAAGAAATACGTGATGAAGTTGTGCCTAAAAATATTTTGATGATTGGACCAACTGGTGTCGGTAAGACGGAAATCGCACGTAGGCTGGCTAAGCTGGTTCATGCTCCATTTATTAAAATAGAGGCGACGAAATTTACTGAAGTCGGTTACGTAGGCAGAGATGTTGAATCCATGGTTAGGGATTTGGTTGAAACAGCTATACGCATGGTGAAGGAGGAGCGGACAGAGAAGGTTAAGGACAAAGCTGAGAAAGCTGCCAATGAGCGACTTGCTGTTTTACTGGTCCCATCTCCATCCAAACCGAAATCACAGAAAAACCCTTTAGAAATGTTGTTTGGCGGCATGACTACCCCAAGCGATGAGCCAGAGCCAGTTGATCCTAGTCTTCAGGACAAAAGACGAGAAACCAAAGCTAAGTTGGATGCCGGTAGCTTGGAAAATGAAACGATAGAGATTGAGGTTGAAGACAACTCGCCGAACATGATGGATATGCTCGGAGGCCCTGGACAAGAGCAGATGGGCAATATGCAGGAAATGCTAGGTCAGTTTCTACCGAAACGTCGTAAAAAGCGTCGTCTTACCGTCAAGGAGGCGCGCAAAGTATTGATCGTCGAGGAAGCTAATAAGCTGATTGATATGGATGATGTTATTTCCGAATCTGTTAGAAGGGCTGAGCAATCGGGAATCATCTTTATTGATGAGATAGATAAGATTGCTAGCCAGGGACGCGGACAGGGGCCTGACGTCTCTCGTGAAGGGGTACAGAGGGATATTCTACCTATCGTAGAGGGATCGACTGTCATGACCAAGTACGGCCCTGTCAAAACTGACTACGTGCTCTTCATAGCAGCTGGAGCATTTCATGTGGCTAAGCCTTCGGATTTAATTCCAGAGCTGCAAGGGCGCTTTCCTATTCGTGTTGAACTTAGCAGCCTGACAGATGAGGATTTCATACGTATTCTGACTGAGCCTGAGAATGCATTAACGAAACAGTATACGGCGCTGCTACAAACCGAGGGGATCAAGGTGACCTTCACTGATACGGCGATTTCTGAGCTGGCTCGTATGGCGCAAGAGGTCAATCACAATACGGAGAACATCGGTGCGCGCAGACTTCATACGCTTCTTGAGAAGCTGCTTGAGGATTTGTCCTTTGAAGCACCAGAGCTGCAGCTTGAAGAGATGGAGATTACGCCGGAATACGTACGTGAGAAGCTAGCAAGTATTGCAAGTAATCGTGATTTGAGTCAATATATTTTATAA
- the codY gene encoding GTP-sensing pleiotropic transcriptional regulator CodY yields MTLLMKIRTLNKVLHKAAGKPLSFREMAEGLQETMQGNVFVLSRRGKVLGTAHSVEFSDMWLRKDNSNELRFPVETNERLLRIFETAANISAHEGILSPLEAAFDNGIVTIVPIIGGGDRLGTLVLSRKVESFGDDDLILAEYGSTIIGMEILRERIEERESEARNKAIVSVAVNSLSFSEMEAVEQIIEKLEGKEGLLVASQIADRAGITRSVIVNALRKLESAGVIETRSLGMKGTYIRILNPQLLLELEHRKN; encoded by the coding sequence ATGACGCTGTTGATGAAAATTCGGACGCTCAACAAAGTTCTGCACAAGGCCGCGGGTAAGCCGCTTAGCTTTCGTGAGATGGCTGAAGGACTGCAGGAAACGATGCAAGGGAATGTATTCGTGCTCAGCAGAAGAGGAAAAGTATTGGGAACAGCGCATTCTGTCGAATTTTCAGATATGTGGCTACGTAAGGATAATTCTAATGAATTAAGATTCCCAGTAGAAACGAATGAACGATTATTACGTATTTTTGAGACTGCCGCTAATATTTCTGCGCATGAAGGTATTCTATCCCCACTTGAAGCCGCTTTTGATAATGGCATTGTAACCATTGTTCCGATTATAGGTGGCGGAGATAGACTTGGTACTTTAGTCTTATCTAGAAAAGTTGAATCTTTTGGTGACGATGATCTGATTTTGGCTGAATACGGCTCTACAATAATAGGTATGGAGATACTTAGAGAGCGTATAGAAGAGAGAGAATCAGAGGCGAGAAATAAAGCGATTGTGTCTGTTGCGGTTAACTCTCTTTCCTTCAGTGAGATGGAGGCTGTCGAGCAAATAATTGAGAAACTTGAAGGAAAAGAAGGGCTCCTGGTCGCTTCTCAAATTGCGGATCGAGCAGGAATTACTAGGTCAGTAATTGTTAATGCTCTTCGAAAGCTAGAGAGTGCTGGTGTTATTGAAACTCGTTCTCTAGGTATGAAAGGAACATATATTCGCATTCTGAATCCTCAATTGCTTTTGGAGCTGGAGCACCGAAAAAATTAA
- the fliH gene encoding flagellar assembly protein FliH gives MSNLIKSSHVISLDDLKRLEIMQRILPVSQNISESGVDSEGNPTIDVETQTLTDRIISDAEQTAQQILQQAQEAAAGIRAAAEQEAEAWWQSRREEDELFREEVNRQGYDEGYHIGVKQAEEDLKLDWEARLHSAQAIVEKAYETKETLITEGESFLVELSCSIAEKIINRKLSEAPEMAMKLFEQALSRRKEQGVIVLCVSPAQFAFVQAAKDELIVTLDSQADLQIVPDSSVKDGGCIVRSSFGSIDARVDTQLEAIREQLLKVAAHGAEEAMHDANP, from the coding sequence TTGTCTAATCTCATCAAGTCCTCTCACGTAATCTCATTAGATGACCTTAAGAGACTAGAGATCATGCAGAGAATTCTACCTGTTTCGCAAAATATTTCCGAATCAGGTGTCGACAGCGAAGGAAATCCGACAATAGATGTCGAAACTCAAACATTAACAGATCGAATTATTAGCGATGCGGAACAAACGGCTCAACAGATTTTACAACAAGCTCAAGAGGCTGCAGCAGGCATTCGTGCTGCTGCTGAACAGGAAGCTGAAGCTTGGTGGCAATCCCGCAGAGAAGAAGATGAGCTCTTCCGAGAAGAGGTCAATCGTCAGGGCTATGATGAGGGCTATCACATCGGAGTCAAACAAGCGGAAGAAGATCTTAAGCTCGATTGGGAGGCTCGCTTACATAGTGCTCAAGCAATAGTAGAGAAAGCTTACGAGACCAAAGAGACTTTAATTACTGAGGGCGAATCCTTTCTCGTAGAGCTTAGCTGTTCAATTGCAGAGAAAATCATTAACCGTAAGCTTTCCGAAGCACCTGAAATGGCCATGAAATTGTTTGAACAGGCTCTTTCACGTAGAAAAGAGCAGGGAGTTATCGTGCTTTGTGTATCACCTGCACAATTCGCTTTCGTGCAAGCTGCGAAGGATGAATTGATAGTTACATTGGATTCTCAGGCTGATCTGCAGATCGTTCCAGATTCATCGGTTAAAGATGGGGGCTGTATCGTTCGTTCATCGTTCGGTAGCATTGATGCGCGGGTGGATACGCAATTGGAAGCTATAAGAGAGCAACTGCTTAAAGTTGCCGCTCATGGTGCCGAGGAGGCAATGCACGATGCCAATCCTTGA
- the fliI gene encoding flagellar protein export ATPase FliI yields MPILDINRYTETLRLMDPVRVNGKVTQIIGLTVESEGPDASIGDVCTIHPVKGGKPVLAEVVGFRDNRVLLMPLGDLHSVGPGCDVVATGGPLTVQVGSELLGKVLDGLGKPLDGSALPVRMPHYSTHNTPGNPLKRPRVTTPLGVGVKAIDGLLTVGQGQRVGIFAGSGVGKSTLLGMIARNTSADVNVIALVGERGREVLEFIEKDLGPEGLARSVVIVATSDQPALVRIKGALIATTIAEYFRDRGMNVMLMMDSVTRFAMAKREVGLAIGEPPATRGYTPSVFAELPKLLERAGTGPTGSITAFYTVLVDGDDMNEPIADAVRGILDGHIVLHRNLANKGHFPAIDVLSSVSRVMKDIISDEQQGAAEQLKRLLSVYRESEDLINIGAYQRGSNPEIDKAIQYYDLIKAFTQQRTNEKVTLQEAQERLVIDFYRR; encoded by the coding sequence ATGCCAATCCTTGATATTAATCGGTACACGGAAACGCTTCGATTAATGGATCCTGTACGGGTGAATGGCAAGGTGACCCAGATCATTGGATTGACCGTAGAGTCGGAGGGGCCGGATGCCAGTATTGGCGATGTGTGTACAATCCATCCGGTAAAGGGCGGCAAGCCGGTTTTAGCGGAGGTTGTAGGCTTTCGTGATAATCGGGTGCTGCTCATGCCTCTCGGAGATCTTCATTCCGTAGGGCCAGGCTGTGATGTGGTTGCCACTGGAGGACCGCTTACCGTGCAGGTTGGCTCAGAGCTGCTTGGCAAGGTGCTTGATGGACTAGGTAAACCGTTGGATGGATCTGCCTTACCGGTCAGAATGCCTCATTACTCCACACATAATACACCTGGTAATCCTCTTAAACGGCCGAGAGTAACAACTCCTCTAGGAGTCGGCGTTAAGGCGATTGATGGATTGCTTACAGTAGGGCAAGGGCAGCGGGTAGGGATATTCGCTGGTTCCGGTGTGGGTAAAAGTACCCTGCTTGGTATGATAGCGAGGAATACTTCAGCAGATGTTAACGTTATTGCCTTAGTCGGTGAGCGTGGACGTGAGGTTCTGGAGTTTATTGAGAAGGATCTCGGTCCAGAAGGCTTAGCAAGATCAGTTGTCATTGTTGCAACATCGGATCAGCCTGCACTCGTTCGGATTAAAGGAGCTTTGATCGCCACTACGATCGCGGAATACTTCCGTGACCGAGGGATGAATGTCATGCTCATGATGGATTCGGTTACACGTTTTGCAATGGCAAAGCGCGAGGTCGGCTTAGCGATAGGTGAGCCCCCAGCAACTCGGGGTTATACACCATCGGTGTTCGCAGAGCTACCGAAGCTACTGGAACGTGCTGGAACAGGGCCTACCGGCTCGATAACAGCATTCTACACAGTGCTAGTAGACGGAGATGATATGAACGAGCCAATTGCGGATGCAGTTAGAGGGATATTGGATGGACATATCGTACTTCACCGTAACTTAGCTAATAAAGGTCATTTTCCAGCCATTGATGTTCTCTCTAGTGTGAGTCGTGTTATGAAAGACATCATAAGCGATGAGCAGCAAGGGGCTGCTGAGCAACTAAAGAGGCTGTTGTCGGTCTATCGTGAATCAGAGGATTTAATCAATATAGGCGCGTATCAACGGGGATCAAACCCAGAAATTGATAAGGCGATCCAATACTATGATTTAATCAAAGCCTTTACCCAGCAACGAACGAACGAGAAGGTTACGCTGCAGGAAGCGCAAGAACGGTTAGTTATCGATTTCTACAGGAGATGA
- the fliG gene encoding flagellar motor switch protein FliG — protein MAKGTQLTGRQKAAILLITLGPEVSAQVFKHLRDDEIEQLTLEIANVRKVDGGEKEMILSEFHQICVAQEYITQGGITYAKEILEKALGSQRALDILNRLTATLQVRPFDFARKAEPSQILNFIQNENSQTIALVLSYLQPDQSSAVLSSLPQEKQAEVARRIALMDSTSPEIISQVERVLEQKLSATVTQDYTNAGGIEAIVQILNGVDRGTERTILDSLEIQDPELAEEIKKRMFVFEDIVNLDNRSIQRIVRDIETADLQLALKVASEEVRESIFRNMSKRMAETFKEEMEYMGPVRLRDVEEAQTRIVATIRKLEEAGEIIIARGGGDDIIV, from the coding sequence ATGGCTAAGGGAACCCAATTAACCGGTAGGCAGAAAGCAGCCATTTTGCTTATCACGCTCGGACCGGAAGTGTCCGCGCAAGTGTTCAAGCACTTGCGCGATGATGAGATTGAGCAGTTGACGTTAGAAATTGCTAATGTCCGTAAAGTAGATGGCGGAGAAAAGGAAATGATTCTTAGCGAGTTTCATCAGATATGCGTCGCGCAGGAATACATTACCCAAGGTGGAATTACGTACGCCAAGGAAATATTGGAGAAGGCACTTGGCTCTCAACGAGCTTTGGACATTCTCAATAGGTTGACAGCAACTTTGCAGGTACGTCCATTCGACTTTGCCCGCAAAGCTGAGCCTTCACAAATTCTAAACTTTATTCAAAATGAAAATTCACAAACAATAGCATTGGTCCTTTCTTACTTGCAGCCTGATCAATCATCTGCAGTGCTATCATCGCTACCTCAGGAAAAACAAGCTGAGGTTGCTCGTCGAATTGCATTGATGGATAGCACTTCACCAGAAATTATCTCGCAAGTAGAAAGAGTGCTCGAGCAGAAGCTTTCCGCTACAGTTACTCAAGATTACACTAATGCGGGCGGTATAGAGGCTATCGTGCAGATTTTGAATGGCGTAGACCGGGGTACGGAAAGAACGATCTTGGACTCGTTGGAAATTCAGGATCCGGAGCTGGCAGAGGAAATCAAGAAGCGGATGTTCGTGTTCGAGGATATTGTCAATCTCGACAACCGTTCCATTCAGCGAATCGTGCGGGATATCGAGACTGCAGATCTTCAATTGGCGCTTAAAGTGGCAAGTGAAGAGGTTAGAGAATCCATATTCCGTAACATGTCTAAGCGGATGGCCGAGACATTCAAGGAAGAGATGGAATACATGGGACCGGTGCGCTTACGCGATGTAGAAGAAGCACAGACTCGAATCGTAGCAACTATTCGCAAATTGGAAGAAGCCGGAGAGATCATTATCGCTCGTGGTGGAGGAGACGATATTATTGTCTAA
- the flgC gene encoding flagellar basal body rod protein FlgC encodes MKLGGFDISASALTAQRLRMDVISANIANAETTRAGYVNGQFVPYRRKMVVMDAMQPKFQDLLNAKMNGTSAQGVRVTAIKEDSSPFKQVYNPSHPDADPNGMVYMPNVDMLKEQVDLLEASRSYEANVTALNARKSMFMKALEMGR; translated from the coding sequence ATGAAGCTTGGCGGATTTGATATTAGCGCTTCGGCTTTGACTGCCCAGCGGCTCAGGATGGACGTTATATCGGCCAATATCGCGAATGCGGAAACGACTCGCGCAGGATATGTAAATGGTCAATTCGTCCCTTATCGGCGCAAGATGGTTGTCATGGATGCGATGCAGCCTAAGTTTCAAGATTTATTGAATGCGAAGATGAATGGAACGTCTGCACAAGGAGTGCGAGTTACGGCCATTAAGGAAGATTCTTCACCATTCAAGCAGGTTTACAATCCCTCACATCCCGATGCAGATCCGAATGGTATGGTCTATATGCCTAATGTTGATATGTTGAAAGAGCAGGTTGACCTATTGGAGGCCTCACGCTCCTATGAGGCGAATGTAACAGCGCTTAACGCCAGGAAGTCTATGTTTATGAAGGCGTTGGAAATGGGTCGCTAA
- the fliJ gene encoding flagellar export protein FliJ: MSFRYPLQKIVDLKGSEKSMAEWEYAAALGILRKEEERLADLRNERRETEQALQEISMKPTPLTSIVLLQRYIDILDERIFKQLEGVRSAEIQVRKCQGHLKDKMVDEKVWVNARDRALERFRIERLAKEQNELDEIAMVRAVASSRR; the protein is encoded by the coding sequence ATGTCATTTCGATATCCTTTGCAGAAAATCGTAGACCTGAAGGGCAGCGAGAAGTCGATGGCGGAGTGGGAATATGCTGCTGCGCTTGGGATATTAAGAAAAGAAGAAGAACGGCTTGCGGATTTACGTAATGAAAGAAGGGAAACGGAGCAGGCTTTGCAGGAAATTTCTATGAAGCCTACCCCGCTCACTAGTATAGTGCTGCTGCAGCGATACATTGATATCCTGGATGAAAGGATTTTCAAGCAGCTAGAGGGCGTTCGTTCAGCCGAGATTCAAGTCAGAAAGTGCCAAGGTCATCTGAAAGACAAGATGGTTGACGAGAAGGTATGGGTTAATGCAAGGGATAGGGCGCTTGAGCGCTTTAGGATCGAAAGATTAGCCAAGGAACAGAATGAACTGGATGAAATCGCAATGGTTCGGGCTGTTGCATCCTCTCGAAGGTAA